The genomic DNA ggttagtcgtgctcacggtcaagagcgtcttggaccctcacatgattaataaacttaaagatggatttaaatcactttctggttatttcctgtggccttgctgagtaccaaccataagtgtactcacccttgcttactgctgctcagaaggagaagatgtataaagatttatgaagatgttgctgagttctaggcgtatgcAATctccagtcgattgcctgtgaagtatgAAGCCTTCATTTCCAGGATAagttgtataactctgatagtcttttatttgttgtatttcTCTTTTTCATGATACTGttgctgattattcacttataatgtctctatatgtatgaaacttgatcctggcatacatatagctatgcattcggtttggtccttaaaaccgggtgtgacaggctGCTTGGGTACACGCGGGCCAAGCCACCGACCAGTGCTAAATGGTTCACCGAACAACTTCAGCTTTACTAGTATTGCTGCTTGTAAAGCtgaagtaaaaaaaaacatcttcaCTAGTAAAACTAAGCTATGCCAAACGAGATCTACGTTATAATTacattcataataaaaaaagaatatatACATCTAGAAAATTCAAAATGTCTTATAGTTTAGTAACGATGAGTATGTATAAAAATATACTTTTATTGTGGTCTTAGCTGACGACCAGTGACAAACAACCGAATAAGATAATCAGTGTGATAATATAACACTCAGTGACCCTCTATAAAATCAGCAACGGTGGTAAATGGAAGACGAAGAGAAGGGAACACATATAGACGACAAGGAGCGAGCTGAGATTCCTACGCTACTACTGGTCTCTGACGATGAGCTTGGCCTTGGCGTCCCCTTCCTGGATCTGGTACATGTCGCCGAGCCCCATGTGCGCCATGAGGAACCAGACGAGGGTgatgagctcgccgccgcggctgagCTGCCGGACATGCATGCTTCCCCGGCACTTGCCCGCGGCGTACGTCAGCATCTCGCCCCACACCCCCGTGATGACCTCCCACATGAGCGTCTCGTCCAGCTCCTGGAGCACCTTGGCCAGGATGACCGCGTCGAACAGCGCCGACTTGCTCCGGTCGCCCTTCACCTCCGCAGGCCTCCGCGTGGTGTTGACGTTGAGCAGCATGCTCCGCGCGTCATCGTGGTTGTGGTCAGGGTTCCACGCCGCCATGGAGTTGAAGAACCTCTGCGCCTCGGCGCGCGTGTCCCGGTAGCGGAGCAGGCCGAtgccggccgtcgccgccagcATGTCCGGCTGCTTGATGAGCAGGTACAGCATGTACTCCGACAGGGTCTTGCCGATGGCTCGAAACCGTGGGGTTTCTTTCGCCAGCGGACCTTCGCAATCCTTGTGGCGGCACAGGTCGGTGGCGATGTGCCACAGCAGCAGGGACTCGTCGAAGTCCTTGATCGTCACGCTCTCCATGATGAGGTCGAACTTGTTGGCCTTGTTATGATTGGCGTCGTCGCCATCCTTGAGCCCATCCTTGATGCGCTTCTCAAGGCGGTCGATGACACCCTTGCCCCGGCGGCTGCACACCTCCATGATCTCGTGCTTTTTGTCCAGCTTCTGAGCCGCGCCTTTGAGACCCTCGAAGATGAAGTCCAGTAGACGTGATTCCGTGTCGTCGTCGTCCATGTCGTGTACACCCGCCTTATTGCAGCACTTGGGAACAACCCGGCGAAGCCGCTCGCAGAACTTGTTCTTCTCCCTCTTGGTGAGCCAGACGCGGCGTATGAAGACGAAGTCGTCGACGATGTCGTCGAGGCCCAGGAAGTCGGCAACCTTGTTGAGGCCGAGACAGCACCAGGCATGGGCAGGCTTGCCCAGGGAGTGCGTGATGAGGTTGAGCTGCGAGGTCTTCCCCGACCATCGCCGCGTCTCCCACCGCTTGGTGGCCTGCCTCAGCTTCGCCAGCCAGCCCACCAGCCCCAACCGCGACGACCGCTCCTCCAGGTACACCTTGGCGCGGTTGGAGAAGAAGATCATGAGAAGCGCCACCACATCCAGTGACAGCCCACCCAGCAGCAGCGCGTACGTGATGCCGACGTCGACGAGCAGGATCTGGTGCCCGGGCTtgtcgaggaagaagaagatgacgagCGCGGAGACGAGGCAGCAGGAGCAGATGCAGCGGAGGACCCACCCGACCTTCTTGTGCGCCAGGGGCGCCTTGGTGTACACCATGTCGTAGATGAAGTTGAGCTCCACCTCGATCACCTCGAACGCCTCTTTGGGCGTCGTGGTCCCCCGCTCCAGGAAGAAGGCCTGGCTCAGTCGCCGCTCCTTGAAGCTGAGGATGACGTTGACAAAGAGCCGGCGGAAGACGAGGAAGAACTCGTACGCCCGGGCCTCCACGGTCTTTTTGCTGTCCAGCACCAGCCGTTTGGTCTCTTGCTTCTCCATCTCCTCGTGCGCCTGCTCGGCCTCACCGTTGGCTATGTCGATCTCGACCACCAGGCCGGCCTTCTTCTTGGAGTCGAACTCCGTCATGAGCTTGGCGTAGTTGGGCCCGGGCTCCGGCGGGTCCAGGATCTTGTTGCGGAAGCCGTCCACGCTGCCGGAGTAGAGCGAGTACGTGCGCTCCCCGTACTTGATGATGCCCACCACGAACACCAGCACGGTGGCGTGGATCAGCGGGTTGCCGTgcagggagcagaagaagatgACGCAGGCGGAGAAGAGCTCGAAGAGGAGGCCGATGAGGTGGCGGAGCCACAGCTCGTTGTCCTCCAGCGAGTAGGCGGTGATGGTATC from Panicum virgatum strain AP13 chromosome 7N, P.virgatum_v5, whole genome shotgun sequence includes the following:
- the LOC120683512 gene encoding uncharacterized protein LOC120683512; its protein translation is MGFNPPVPQQDSDWEIRAAVLLSLVLQMFLIFVGPMRKRSSSPVPRFIVWSCYLLADWVADLALGLLLNNMGNIGGGGNNSSSSFGLKRGGGGGTAGNNNANNGGGGGPIIFAFWTPFLLLHLGGPDTITAYSLEDNELWLRHLIGLLFELFSACVIFFCSLHGNPLIHATVLVFVVGIIKYGERTYSLYSGSVDGFRNKILDPPEPGPNYAKLMTEFDSKKKAGLVVEIDIANGEAEQAHEEMEKQETKRLVLDSKKTVEARAYEFFLVFRRLFVNVILSFKERRLSQAFFLERGTTTPKEAFEVIEVELNFIYDMVYTKAPLAHKKVGWVLRCICSCCLVSALVIFFFLDKPGHQILLVDVGITYALLLGGLSLDVVALLMIFFSNRAKVYLEERSSRLGLVGWLAKLRQATKRWETRRWSGKTSQLNLITHSLGKPAHAWCCLGLNKVADFLGLDDIVDDFVFIRRVWLTKREKNKFCERLRRVVPKCCNKAGVHDMDDDDTESRLLDFIFEGLKGAAQKLDKKHEIMEVCSRRGKGVIDRLEKRIKDGLKDGDDANHNKANKFDLIMESVTIKDFDESLLLWHIATDLCRHKDCEGPLAKETPRFRAIGKTLSEYMLYLLIKQPDMLAATAGIGLLRYRDTRAEAQRFFNSMAAWNPDHNHDDARSMLLNVNTTRRPAEVKGDRSKSALFDAVILAKVLQELDETLMWEVITGVWGEMLTYAAGKCRGSMHVRQLSRGGELITLVWFLMAHMGLGDMYQIQEGDAKAKLIVRDQ